From Callospermophilus lateralis isolate mCalLat2 chromosome 5, mCalLat2.hap1, whole genome shotgun sequence, a single genomic window includes:
- the Rmnd5b gene encoding E3 ubiquitin-protein transferase RMND5B isoform X1, which translates to MEQCACVERELDKVLQKFLTYGQHCEQSLEELLHYVGQLRAELANAALQGTPLSATLSLVMSQCCRKIKDTVQKLASDHKDIHSSVSRVGKAIDRNFDSEICGVVSDAVWDSREKQQQILQLAIVEHLYQQGMLSVAEELCQESTLNVDLDFKQPFLELNRILEALHEQDLGPALEWAVSHRQRLLELNSSLEFKLHRLYFIRLLAGGPEKQLEALSYARHFQPFARLHQREIQVMMGSLVYLRLGLEKSPYCHLLDSSHWAEICETFTRDACSLLGLSVESPLSVSFASGCVALPVLMNIKAVIEQRQCTGVWSHKDELPIEIELGMKCWYHSVFACPILRQQTSDSNPPIKLICGHVISRDALNKLINGGKLKCPYCPMEQNPADGKRIIF; encoded by the exons ATGGAGCAATGTGCATGTGTGGAGAGAGAGCTggacaaagtcctgcagaagttccTGACCTATGGACAGCACTGTGAGCAGAGCCTGGAGGAGCTGCTACACTATGTGGGCCAGCTGCGGGCTGAGCTGGCCAATGCAG CactccaagggactcctctctcaGCTACCCTCTCCCTGGTGATGTCCCAGTGCTGCCGGAAGATCAAAGACACTGTCCAGAAACTGGCTTCAGACCATAAGGACATTCACAGCAGCGTGTCCCGAGTGGGCAAAGCCATTGACAGG AACTTTGACTCTGAGATATGTGGTGTGGTCTCCGACGCGGTATGGGACTCACGGGAGAAGCAGCAGCAGATTCTGCAGCTGGCCATTGTGGAGCACTTGTACCAGCAGGGCATGCTCAGTGTTGCTGAGGAGCTGTGCCAG GAATCAACACTGAATGTGGACTTGGATTTCAAGCAGCCCTTCTTGGAGTTGAATCGAATCCTGGAAGCTCTGCACGAACAAGACCTGGGGCCTGCACTTGA ATGGGCCGTTTCTCATAGGCAGCGCCTGCTGGAGCTCAACAGTTCCCTGGAGTTCAAGCTGCACCGACTGTACTTCATCCGTCTCCTTGCAGGCGGCCCTGAGAAGCAGCTGGAGGCCCTCAGTTATGCCCGGCACTTTCAGCCTTTTGCTCGACTCCACCAGCGGG AGATTCAGGTGATGATGGGCAGCCTTGTGTACCTGCGGCTGGGTTTGGAGAAGTCACCCTACTGCCACCTCCTGGACAGCAGCCACTGGGCAGAGATCTGTGAGACCTTTACCCGGGATGCTTGTTCCCTGCTGGGGCTCTCTGTGGAGTCTCCACTCAGTGTCAG CTTTGCCTCTGGCTGTGTGGCGCTGCCCGTGCTGATGAACATCAAAGCTGTGATTGAGCAGAGGCAGTGCACTGGGGTCTGGAGTCACAAGGATGAGTTGCCG ATTGAGATTGAACTAGGCATGAAGTGCTGGTACCACTCGGTGTTTGCTTGCCCCATCCTCCGCCAGCAGACATCGGATTCCAACCCTCCCATCAAGCTCATCTGTGGCCATGTCATTTCCCGAGATGCACTAAACAAGCTCATTAATGGAGGAAA GTTGAAATGTCCTTATTGTCCCATGGAGCAGAACCCAGCAGACGGGAAACGCATCATATTCTGA
- the Rmnd5b gene encoding E3 ubiquitin-protein transferase RMND5B isoform X2 has product MSQCCRKIKDTVQKLASDHKDIHSSVSRVGKAIDRNFDSEICGVVSDAVWDSREKQQQILQLAIVEHLYQQGMLSVAEELCQESTLNVDLDFKQPFLELNRILEALHEQDLGPALEWAVSHRQRLLELNSSLEFKLHRLYFIRLLAGGPEKQLEALSYARHFQPFARLHQREIQVMMGSLVYLRLGLEKSPYCHLLDSSHWAEICETFTRDACSLLGLSVESPLSVSFASGCVALPVLMNIKAVIEQRQCTGVWSHKDELPIEIELGMKCWYHSVFACPILRQQTSDSNPPIKLICGHVISRDALNKLINGGKLKCPYCPMEQNPADGKRIIF; this is encoded by the exons ATGTCCCAGTGCTGCCGGAAGATCAAAGACACTGTCCAGAAACTGGCTTCAGACCATAAGGACATTCACAGCAGCGTGTCCCGAGTGGGCAAAGCCATTGACAGG AACTTTGACTCTGAGATATGTGGTGTGGTCTCCGACGCGGTATGGGACTCACGGGAGAAGCAGCAGCAGATTCTGCAGCTGGCCATTGTGGAGCACTTGTACCAGCAGGGCATGCTCAGTGTTGCTGAGGAGCTGTGCCAG GAATCAACACTGAATGTGGACTTGGATTTCAAGCAGCCCTTCTTGGAGTTGAATCGAATCCTGGAAGCTCTGCACGAACAAGACCTGGGGCCTGCACTTGA ATGGGCCGTTTCTCATAGGCAGCGCCTGCTGGAGCTCAACAGTTCCCTGGAGTTCAAGCTGCACCGACTGTACTTCATCCGTCTCCTTGCAGGCGGCCCTGAGAAGCAGCTGGAGGCCCTCAGTTATGCCCGGCACTTTCAGCCTTTTGCTCGACTCCACCAGCGGG AGATTCAGGTGATGATGGGCAGCCTTGTGTACCTGCGGCTGGGTTTGGAGAAGTCACCCTACTGCCACCTCCTGGACAGCAGCCACTGGGCAGAGATCTGTGAGACCTTTACCCGGGATGCTTGTTCCCTGCTGGGGCTCTCTGTGGAGTCTCCACTCAGTGTCAG CTTTGCCTCTGGCTGTGTGGCGCTGCCCGTGCTGATGAACATCAAAGCTGTGATTGAGCAGAGGCAGTGCACTGGGGTCTGGAGTCACAAGGATGAGTTGCCG ATTGAGATTGAACTAGGCATGAAGTGCTGGTACCACTCGGTGTTTGCTTGCCCCATCCTCCGCCAGCAGACATCGGATTCCAACCCTCCCATCAAGCTCATCTGTGGCCATGTCATTTCCCGAGATGCACTAAACAAGCTCATTAATGGAGGAAA GTTGAAATGTCCTTATTGTCCCATGGAGCAGAACCCAGCAGACGGGAAACGCATCATATTCTGA
- the Nhp2 gene encoding H/ACA ribonucleoprotein complex subunit 2: MTKIKADPDGPETPAEACCGERTYHELLVNLNPIAQPLASRRLTRKLYKCIKKAVKQKQIRRGVKEVQKFVNKGEKGIMVLAGDTLPIEVYCHLPVMCEDRNLPYVYIPSKTDLGAAAGSKRPTCVIMVKPHEEYQEAYDECLEEVQALPPPL, translated from the exons ATGACCAAAATAAAGGCAGATCCCGACGGACCCGAGACTCCGGCGGAGGCGTGCTGCGGAGAGCGCACTTACCATGAGCTGCTAGTCAATCTGAACCCTATCGCGCAGCCTCTGGCTTCTCGCAGACTCACGCGGAAGCTCTATAAATGCATCAAGAAAG CGGTGAAGCAGAAGCAAATTCGGCGCGGGGTTAAGGAGGTTCAGAAGTTTGTCAACAAAGGCGAGAAAGG GATCATGGTTTTGGCAGGAGATACGTTACCAATTGAGGTGTACTGCCATCTCCCAGTTATGTGTGAAGACCGGAATCTGCCCTATGTTTATATCCCCTCTAAGACG GACCTGGGTGCAGCTGCTGGCTCCAAGCGCCCCACCTGTGTGATAATGGTCAAGCCCCACGAGGAATACCAAGAAGCCTATGATGAATGCTTGGAGGAAGTGCAGGCCCTGCCACCTCCCTTGTGA